In one Effusibacillus pohliae DSM 22757 genomic region, the following are encoded:
- the flhA gene encoding flagellar biosynthesis protein FlhA, producing MRPSDLGVILGILGIVVMLVIPLPTWLLDFLLIINLSLSLTILLVAMNTKEPLQFAVFPSLLLITTLFRLGLNVSSTRLILSRGEAGNVIHTFGDFVIGGNAVVGFIVFLILVVIQFIVITKGAERVAEVAARFTLDAMPGKQISIDADLNSGLITEKEARERRQTIEREADFYGAMDGASKFVKGDAIASIIIVIINIIGGFVIGMTMNNKGMDFTQVMQHYTLLSVGDGLVSQIPALLISTATGLVVTRAASDSNLSQDVMRQMLAYPKMLYVVAGLLVLLGLLTPISPLTTLPIAVLVAFGGYRIQQTKTAEENKRQEQVAEAEQAEVRSPESVVNLTHVDPIEFEFGYALIPLADANQGGDLLDRVIMIRRQLALELGVVIPVIRIRDNIQLRPNEYVIKIKGNEVAKGELLLDHYLAMSPGIDDPNVFGIETKEPAFGLPALWITDEVREIAEMSGYTVVDPASVVATHLTEVLKRHAHELLGRQETKQLIDSLKNNYPALVEEVVPNVFAIGDIQKVLANLLREKVSIRDLVTILETMADAASYTKDPDLLTEYVRAALARQITHQYRTPGQPLTVISLSPSVEKLILDHIQHSEHGSYLVLDPSVSQKIYQSLNEQIQYLTATGNTPIVLTSPNVRMHFRRLVERVLPDLPVLSYNELEPSVEVKSGGTVNIG from the coding sequence ATGAGACCGTCCGATCTGGGAGTGATCCTGGGGATTCTGGGAATCGTCGTGATGCTGGTGATTCCGCTGCCGACATGGCTGCTCGATTTTCTGCTGATCATCAACCTCAGCCTGTCCCTGACCATTTTGCTGGTGGCGATGAATACGAAGGAGCCGCTGCAGTTTGCCGTGTTTCCGTCGCTTTTGCTGATCACCACCCTGTTCCGGCTGGGGCTCAACGTATCGTCCACCCGCCTGATCCTCAGCCGCGGGGAAGCGGGCAATGTGATCCACACGTTCGGCGATTTTGTGATCGGGGGCAATGCGGTTGTCGGCTTTATCGTATTTTTGATTCTGGTTGTCATTCAATTTATCGTGATTACGAAAGGCGCCGAGCGGGTGGCGGAGGTGGCAGCCCGGTTTACGCTCGATGCGATGCCGGGCAAACAGATCAGCATCGACGCTGACCTGAACTCCGGCCTGATCACGGAAAAAGAGGCCCGCGAGCGGCGGCAGACGATCGAGCGGGAAGCCGATTTTTACGGAGCGATGGACGGGGCCAGCAAGTTTGTCAAAGGGGACGCGATCGCTTCGATCATCATCGTCATCATCAACATCATCGGCGGTTTTGTGATCGGGATGACAATGAACAACAAAGGAATGGACTTTACGCAGGTGATGCAGCACTACACCCTGCTGTCGGTTGGGGACGGTCTGGTGTCGCAAATTCCCGCCCTGCTGATTTCGACAGCCACCGGTCTGGTCGTTACCCGGGCTGCATCGGACAGCAATCTGAGCCAGGACGTGATGCGGCAGATGCTGGCCTATCCGAAAATGCTGTACGTGGTTGCCGGCCTGCTTGTATTGTTGGGATTGCTTACGCCGATCAGTCCGCTGACGACCTTGCCGATTGCCGTGTTGGTGGCTTTTGGCGGATACCGCATCCAACAGACGAAGACGGCGGAGGAGAACAAGCGGCAGGAGCAGGTGGCGGAAGCGGAGCAGGCGGAAGTGCGGAGTCCGGAAAGTGTCGTCAACTTGACGCACGTCGATCCGATCGAATTCGAATTCGGCTATGCGCTGATTCCGCTGGCCGACGCGAACCAGGGCGGCGATCTGCTCGACCGGGTGATCATGATCCGCCGGCAACTGGCACTGGAGCTCGGCGTCGTCATCCCGGTGATCCGGATTCGCGACAACATCCAGCTTCGCCCGAACGAATATGTCATCAAAATCAAAGGCAACGAAGTGGCGAAAGGGGAGCTTTTGCTCGATCATTATCTGGCGATGAGTCCGGGGATCGACGATCCGAATGTGTTCGGCATCGAAACGAAAGAACCGGCGTTCGGCTTGCCCGCTTTGTGGATCACCGACGAGGTGAGGGAAATCGCGGAAATGTCCGGCTATACGGTGGTCGATCCGGCGTCGGTGGTGGCAACTCACCTGACGGAAGTGCTGAAGCGGCATGCGCATGAGTTGTTGGGACGCCAGGAGACGAAGCAACTGATCGATTCGCTGAAAAACAATTATCCGGCGCTGGTGGAAGAGGTGGTGCCGAACGTTTTTGCGATCGGCGACATCCAAAAAGTGCTGGCCAACCTGTTGCGGGAAAAAGTCTCGATCCGCGACCTGGTCACCATCCTCGAGACGATGGCGGATGCGGCGTCGTACACGAAAGATCCCGATTTGCTGACCGAGTATGTCAGGGCTGCTCTCGCAAGGCAGATCACGCACCAATACCGGACGCCCGGTCAGCCGTTGACGGTCATCAGCCTGTCGCCGTCGGTGGAAAAGCTGATTCTCGACCACATCCAGCACTCGGAACACGGTTCCTATCTGGTTCTGGATCCGAGCGTATCGCAGAAAATCTACCAATCGCTAAACGAGCAAATTCAATACTTGACTGCAACCGGCAACACGCCGATCGTCCTGACATCGCCGAATGTCCGCATGCATTTCCGGCGGCTGGTGGAACGGGTGCTGCCCGACTTGCCGGTGCTGTCCTACAATGAACTGGAACCATCGGTTGAAGTGAAAAGCGGAGGGACGGTGAACATCGGATGA
- a CDS encoding chemotaxis protein CheA has protein sequence MDMSQYMEIFIEESKEHLQAINDNLLALEQSPQDLEIVNLVFRSAHTLKGMAATMGFEKMAHLTHEMENGLDLMRNNKLPVTEPVMDALFRCVDILEAQLASIMETGTDASVEIGPVLENLAAVVKGKPAAASLPAASSRDGTELGLTFNQYEQTVIRQSLANGKQVYAVRVLLDPSCVLRSARAFMVFQAYEQLGEIIKSEPSVQDIEEEKFEQAFLIVLITDAEQQAIRQTGLNVSEVARVDVEKINLAALQVQQASAEAAAATATGEVASHSNGTGEQAVAFEQSANDKQQVEIRKLSAGKSVRVDIERLDILMNLFSELVIDKTRLEQIARELNHPELVETVEHMSRVSTDLQSIVMTIRMVPVETVFNRFPRMVRDLAKDLNKKVEFEIHGAETELDRTVIDEIGDPLVHILRNALDHGLETPEERIRTGKSEVGKLQLTAYHSGNHVFIEIADDGRGIDRRKILQKAVERGLIDAARTEGLSDEQVFDFMFRPGFSTADKISDVSGRGVGLDVVKSKIESLGGRVVVHSVPGEGTRFIIQLPLTLSIIQAMLVQINDEKYAIPLTSIIETANLKRHEIKSVHGQMVMDFRGRVVPLVDLERVFSIPRSEAKRDDQENVVIVRKGDKLAALVVDSFIGQQEVVLKSLGKYLAGGIFGISGSTILGDGQVALILDCNALIP, from the coding sequence ATGGACATGAGCCAGTATATGGAGATTTTCATTGAAGAATCAAAAGAGCATTTGCAGGCAATAAACGACAACTTGCTGGCGCTGGAACAATCCCCGCAGGATCTCGAAATCGTCAATTTGGTTTTCCGCTCCGCCCATACGTTAAAAGGCATGGCGGCGACGATGGGGTTTGAGAAAATGGCCCATCTGACGCACGAGATGGAAAACGGCCTCGATCTGATGAGAAACAACAAGCTGCCGGTAACCGAGCCGGTGATGGACGCACTGTTTCGCTGCGTCGACATCTTGGAAGCGCAATTGGCGTCGATTATGGAAACGGGTACCGATGCGTCGGTGGAGATCGGGCCTGTGCTGGAAAATCTGGCGGCTGTCGTGAAAGGAAAGCCCGCGGCCGCGTCTCTTCCGGCGGCATCGAGCCGCGATGGGACCGAATTGGGGTTGACGTTCAATCAATATGAACAAACGGTGATCCGGCAATCGTTGGCAAACGGTAAGCAGGTGTATGCCGTGCGAGTGCTGCTCGACCCCAGCTGCGTTCTTCGCTCGGCTCGCGCGTTTATGGTGTTTCAGGCGTACGAACAGCTGGGGGAGATCATTAAGTCGGAACCATCTGTCCAGGATATCGAGGAAGAAAAGTTTGAACAGGCATTTCTGATCGTTCTGATCACCGATGCGGAGCAGCAGGCGATACGGCAAACCGGGTTGAACGTGTCCGAGGTGGCGCGCGTCGACGTGGAAAAAATCAACCTGGCGGCACTGCAAGTTCAACAAGCCAGTGCGGAAGCGGCCGCCGCGACGGCAACCGGTGAAGTGGCCAGCCACTCGAACGGGACAGGCGAGCAAGCTGTTGCCTTCGAACAATCGGCTAACGACAAGCAGCAGGTGGAAATCAGAAAGTTGTCGGCAGGCAAGTCGGTTCGGGTGGATATCGAGCGGCTGGACATCCTGATGAACCTGTTCAGCGAGCTGGTGATCGACAAGACGCGGTTGGAACAGATCGCAAGGGAGCTGAATCACCCGGAATTGGTTGAAACGGTCGAACATATGTCACGGGTCAGCACGGATCTCCAGTCGATTGTCATGACCATCCGGATGGTGCCGGTGGAAACGGTGTTTAACCGGTTCCCGCGGATGGTTCGCGACTTGGCGAAAGATCTGAACAAAAAAGTGGAGTTTGAGATTCACGGAGCGGAAACGGAATTGGATCGCACCGTGATTGACGAAATCGGCGATCCGCTGGTGCATATTCTGCGTAATGCACTCGACCACGGGCTGGAGACACCGGAAGAGCGGATTCGGACTGGCAAAAGCGAAGTCGGCAAGCTGCAACTGACCGCCTATCATTCCGGCAATCATGTGTTTATTGAAATCGCTGACGACGGCCGGGGAATCGACCGCCGCAAAATTTTGCAAAAAGCGGTCGAGCGGGGCCTGATCGATGCGGCACGGACGGAAGGTCTGAGTGATGAGCAGGTGTTCGATTTTATGTTCAGGCCGGGATTCAGTACAGCCGACAAAATTTCCGACGTGTCCGGCCGCGGCGTCGGACTGGATGTAGTGAAAAGCAAGATCGAATCGCTTGGCGGCCGGGTGGTGGTACACTCCGTGCCGGGAGAAGGAACCAGGTTCATCATCCAATTGCCGCTGACGCTTTCGATCATCCAGGCGATGCTCGTGCAGATCAACGACGAGAAATATGCGATACCGTTAACTTCGATCATCGAAACGGCTAACCTGAAGCGGCATGAGATCAAGAGCGTACATGGTCAGATGGTGATGGATTTTCGCGGCCGGGTGGTGCCGCTGGTCGATCTGGAACGCGTCTTTTCGATCCCCCGCTCGGAAGCGAAGCGGGACGACCAGGAAAACGTCGTGATCGTCCGCAAGGGGGACAAACTGGCGGCGCTGGTGGTCGATTCGTTCATCGGCCAGCAGGAAGTCGTTTTGAAATCGTTGGGGAAATACCTGGCGGGAGGGATCTTTGGCATCTCCGGTTCGACCATTCTCGGCGACGGACAAGTGGCGCTGATCCTCGATTGCAATGCACTGATTCCCTAA
- a CDS encoding chemotaxis protein CheW, whose product MLNQQAVEKGMPEHKYIVFRLGDEEYGVEVNQVRSIERMQRITRVPNTPAFVKGVINLRGVVTPVIDLRTRFGLGTETYTDTTRIIIVAVNEMEVGLIVDSANDVIDISSDSIEPPPEIVGGVRAAYLEGVAKLQDRLLILLNLEKVLNEEELQQLHVMEN is encoded by the coding sequence ATGCTGAATCAACAAGCGGTTGAAAAGGGCATGCCGGAACACAAATATATCGTGTTTCGGCTGGGGGACGAAGAGTACGGCGTGGAAGTCAACCAGGTTCGCTCAATCGAGCGAATGCAGCGGATTACACGGGTTCCCAACACCCCGGCGTTTGTCAAAGGGGTGATCAACCTGCGGGGGGTGGTGACTCCGGTAATCGATTTGCGCACCCGCTTCGGTCTTGGAACGGAAACCTATACGGACACCACCCGGATTATTATCGTGGCGGTCAACGAGATGGAAGTCGGCCTGATTGTCGATTCGGCCAACGATGTGATCGACATCTCGTCCGATTCGATCGAGCCGCCGCCGGAAATCGTCGGCGGGGTGCGCGCCGCCTATCTGGAAGGGGTGGCCAAACTGCAAGACCGCCTGCTCATCCTGTTGAATCTGGAAAAAGTGTTGAACGAAGAAGAACTGCAGCAACTGCATGTGATGGAGAACTGA
- the fliR gene encoding flagellar biosynthetic protein FliR, giving the protein MSFDILGGQLGTFLLILVRVASMLMVAPIFGVRGVPAHFKIGLAFFVSLIAWSSVPGMQAQTGLLASPLLLLAAVVKEAAVGLVIGYVCVLIFSAAQLAGQFIDMQIGFSIVNVIDPQTGFHIPILGSFKNLLTILLFLGMDGHFGLLTAVLQSFQFLRPGSFPLSEGLLELLFKAFAVMFLLAVKISMPVVGALFLTDVGFAIMARTVPQMNIFFVGLPVKILLGLLMMILVMPVLAYFLQDLFHLLFRQVDSLLQLLGGRL; this is encoded by the coding sequence GTGAGTTTCGACATCCTCGGCGGGCAACTGGGCACGTTTCTGCTGATTCTGGTGCGTGTCGCCAGCATGCTGATGGTCGCTCCGATCTTCGGGGTGCGCGGCGTGCCGGCTCATTTTAAAATCGGCCTGGCGTTTTTCGTCAGCCTGATCGCATGGTCTTCCGTCCCTGGCATGCAAGCGCAGACCGGATTGCTGGCGAGTCCGTTGTTGCTGCTGGCGGCGGTGGTGAAAGAGGCGGCGGTGGGGCTCGTGATCGGGTATGTGTGCGTCCTGATTTTTTCCGCAGCCCAGTTGGCCGGTCAGTTCATCGACATGCAAATCGGTTTTTCGATCGTCAACGTGATCGATCCGCAAACCGGGTTTCACATTCCGATTCTCGGCAGTTTCAAAAACCTGCTGACGATTTTGCTGTTCCTCGGGATGGACGGCCACTTCGGTCTGCTCACCGCCGTCTTGCAGAGCTTTCAGTTCCTGCGGCCGGGATCGTTTCCCCTGTCGGAAGGATTGTTGGAACTGCTGTTCAAGGCGTTCGCGGTGATGTTTCTGCTGGCGGTGAAAATCAGCATGCCGGTGGTGGGCGCCCTGTTCCTGACTGATGTCGGGTTTGCCATCATGGCGCGAACCGTTCCGCAGATGAACATTTTTTTCGTCGGTTTGCCGGTCAAAATCCTGCTCGGACTGCTGATGATGATCCTGGTGATGCCCGTGCTGGCGTATTTTTTGCAAGATCTGTTCCATCTGCTGTTCCGGCAGGTCGATTCGCTTCTGCAACTGCTTGGGGGGCGCCTATGA
- a CDS encoding protein-glutamate methylesterase/protein-glutamine glutaminase: MKPIRVLVVDDSALMRQMISDILQSDPDIRVIATARNGKDALDVLSQQQVDIVTLDIEMPVLGGLETLPEILRSYRLPVIMLSSLTAAGADTTIRALELGAFDFIAKPSGSISLDLAKVRDELIRKVKTAAYRKQAFDPGRKLSSLPGKVRQQKKDLVPAASGNIKAVVAIGTSTGGPRALQSVLTGLPADLDAAVVVVQHMPPGFTKSLANRLDQICELRVHEAAHGQELEPGHVYIAPGDYHMRVENSGKRLVVQLDQTPPLGGHRPAVDRLFRSVAALQGVALQAVILTGMGNDGAEGLKLIKQAGGRTISEAKETCVVYGMPKTAAETGCVDAVVPLHQVAAQILSFLHQ, translated from the coding sequence ATGAAACCGATTCGCGTGCTTGTGGTAGACGATTCCGCGCTGATGCGGCAGATGATCAGCGATATTTTGCAATCCGACCCGGACATCCGGGTGATCGCGACCGCTCGCAACGGCAAGGATGCGCTGGACGTGCTGTCGCAGCAGCAGGTTGATATCGTGACACTGGATATCGAAATGCCTGTACTGGGCGGATTGGAGACACTGCCGGAGATTCTCCGCTCGTACCGGCTACCTGTGATTATGCTGAGCAGTTTGACGGCCGCGGGCGCCGACACCACGATCCGGGCGCTGGAATTGGGAGCGTTTGACTTTATCGCGAAACCTTCCGGTTCGATTTCGCTCGATTTGGCGAAAGTCCGCGACGAACTGATCCGCAAAGTGAAAACGGCGGCCTACCGCAAGCAAGCTTTCGATCCCGGCAGGAAGCTTTCCAGTTTGCCGGGTAAAGTGAGGCAGCAGAAAAAGGACCTCGTCCCGGCCGCTTCCGGGAACATCAAAGCGGTTGTGGCGATCGGCACTTCCACCGGTGGTCCCCGCGCCTTGCAGAGTGTGTTGACCGGACTGCCGGCCGATCTGGATGCGGCGGTCGTGGTGGTGCAGCATATGCCGCCCGGTTTCACCAAATCGCTTGCCAACCGACTGGACCAAATCTGCGAGCTGCGTGTGCATGAGGCGGCGCACGGCCAGGAGCTGGAACCGGGGCATGTATATATAGCGCCAGGAGACTACCATATGCGGGTGGAGAATTCCGGCAAGCGATTGGTCGTCCAATTGGATCAAACCCCTCCGCTTGGCGGCCATCGGCCGGCCGTCGACCGCCTGTTTCGGTCGGTCGCCGCGCTGCAAGGGGTCGCCTTGCAGGCGGTTATTTTGACAGGTATGGGAAACGATGGAGCGGAGGGGTTGAAACTGATCAAACAGGCGGGCGGCAGGACGATCTCGGAAGCGAAGGAGACCTGCGTCGTCTACGGCATGCCGAAAACGGCGGCGGAGACCGGGTGTGTCGACGCGGTGGTGCCGCTGCACCAGGTGGCGGCGCAAATCCTCAGCTTCTTACACCAATAG
- the flhF gene encoding flagellar biosynthesis protein FlhF yields MIVKRYVVKDMPEALAKIRQDLGHDAVILSSKKIRQRGWLGLFFTTQLEVVAAVNDAPPVAPQKRKAAEANGQSPQVDKKHVVGGHMPVQHPIAGHTVAGANPPHPAAPSLLLNGRQAAGGESEILQEVQELRMILGKFLQQNSGLLPAPLEKIRSELLANDVSSEFAERLIFNLLKENDPVDRLPEQEFRRHLTKLISKEFNDGLLPAPLSPASRVVAFVGPTGVGKTTTIAKIAAEELLKNKRKVGFITTDTFRIAAVDQLKTYANILQIPVEVVFSAGEIGQAIGRLQDRDLILIDTAGRNYGDPAWVEQLNELLNAAQPDETCLVLSLTTKAVDLEQIVGNFQAVEIDKFIFTKLDETQSYGAIYNLTQRYKKPLAYLTTGQNVPDDIEVATPERIAGLVAGEKQYV; encoded by the coding sequence ATGATTGTCAAACGGTATGTAGTGAAGGATATGCCGGAGGCGCTGGCGAAGATCCGGCAGGATCTGGGGCATGACGCAGTGATCCTCAGCTCAAAGAAAATCAGGCAGCGAGGGTGGCTAGGCCTTTTTTTCACAACGCAGCTGGAAGTGGTGGCGGCCGTTAACGATGCTCCGCCCGTTGCCCCGCAGAAGCGGAAAGCAGCGGAAGCGAACGGCCAATCGCCGCAAGTGGACAAAAAGCATGTCGTCGGCGGGCATATGCCTGTCCAGCATCCCATTGCCGGACATACCGTTGCCGGTGCAAATCCGCCGCATCCGGCGGCGCCGTCGCTGCTCTTGAACGGGCGGCAGGCAGCCGGCGGGGAATCCGAAATTTTGCAGGAAGTGCAGGAACTGCGGATGATCCTGGGCAAATTTTTGCAGCAAAATTCCGGGCTGCTGCCCGCCCCGCTTGAAAAAATCCGCTCTGAGTTGCTGGCCAACGATGTGTCGTCCGAGTTCGCCGAGCGGTTGATTTTCAATTTGCTGAAAGAAAATGATCCGGTTGACCGGCTTCCGGAACAAGAATTTCGCCGTCACCTGACGAAATTAATCAGTAAGGAATTTAATGATGGGCTGCTGCCCGCACCGCTCTCCCCTGCTTCTCGGGTGGTGGCGTTCGTCGGCCCGACCGGTGTCGGCAAGACGACGACGATCGCCAAAATTGCAGCCGAGGAGTTGTTGAAGAACAAACGGAAAGTCGGCTTCATTACAACCGACACTTTCCGCATCGCAGCGGTCGATCAACTGAAAACGTATGCGAATATTTTGCAAATCCCGGTCGAGGTGGTGTTTTCCGCCGGCGAGATCGGGCAGGCGATCGGCAGGTTGCAGGACCGCGACCTGATCCTGATCGACACCGCCGGCAGAAATTATGGAGATCCGGCATGGGTGGAGCAACTGAACGAATTGCTGAACGCAGCGCAGCCCGATGAAACTTGCCTGGTCCTCTCGCTGACGACGAAAGCGGTCGATTTGGAGCAGATTGTCGGCAATTTCCAGGCCGTGGAGATCGACAAGTTCATTTTCACCAAACTGGATGAAACCCAAAGTTACGGTGCGATTTACAATCTGACACAACGCTACAAAAAACCGCTGGCCTATCTGACAACCGGCCAGAATGTGCCCGACGACATCGAAGTGGCGACGCCCGAACGAATTGCCGGATTGGTGGCAGGGGAGAAGCAGTATGTATGA
- a CDS encoding MinD/ParA family protein, with amino-acid sequence MYDQAERLRRLLQPDRSSLRPATRVITVTSGKGGVGKSNLSLNFALGLAAANKRVVVLDADVGFANIDVLLGRSPRHTLADLVRQRATIWDILQAGPLGIHYIAGGSGLQDLINLQGEQLNYLVDQLEGLQGFADYLIIDTGAGLSEGTLRFILSADEVIVVSTPEPTAITDAYALIKLVASQNANKNIQLVINRAVSPQEARQTAEKLALVAKRFLNLELQTLGYVLDDPQVQKAVKEQVPFFIRYPHSTASRCIEQLVNQQIKNGLAGVPADSGIKSFLSRMVSIFRNR; translated from the coding sequence ATGTATGACCAAGCGGAGCGTCTTCGGCGACTTTTGCAGCCCGACCGCAGCTCGTTACGGCCGGCGACTCGCGTGATTACCGTCACCAGCGGCAAGGGCGGTGTCGGCAAATCGAACCTATCGTTAAATTTCGCCCTGGGGCTCGCCGCCGCCAACAAAAGAGTGGTGGTGTTGGATGCGGATGTCGGATTTGCCAACATCGACGTGCTGCTCGGCAGATCCCCGCGCCATACGCTGGCCGACCTCGTCAGGCAAAGGGCGACGATCTGGGACATTTTGCAGGCGGGTCCGCTGGGGATTCATTATATCGCCGGCGGATCGGGATTACAGGATCTGATCAATCTGCAGGGTGAACAGTTGAATTATCTGGTCGATCAATTGGAGGGACTGCAGGGCTTTGCCGATTACCTGATCATCGACACCGGAGCCGGTCTGAGCGAAGGGACGCTGCGATTTATTTTATCGGCCGACGAGGTAATCGTCGTCAGCACCCCGGAACCGACCGCGATCACCGATGCGTACGCGTTGATCAAGCTGGTGGCCAGCCAGAACGCAAACAAAAACATTCAACTGGTGATCAACCGGGCCGTTTCCCCGCAGGAAGCCAGACAGACGGCGGAGAAGCTTGCACTGGTGGCGAAACGGTTTCTCAATCTCGAGTTGCAGACGCTCGGCTATGTGCTCGATGATCCGCAAGTCCAGAAGGCGGTGAAGGAGCAGGTTCCGTTTTTTATCCGCTATCCGCATTCGACTGCCAGCCGCTGTATCGAGCAACTGGTGAACCAACAGATCAAGAACGGATTGGCGGGGGTGCCGGCCGATTCCGGAATCAAATCGTTTCTGTCCCGGATGGTTTCGATATTCCGCAACAGGTGA
- the fliQ gene encoding flagellar biosynthesis protein FliQ, giving the protein MGTDFVIQLGQQALWVTVKISAPILLLGLVVGLVVSVLQATTQVQEQSLSFIPKILAVAIALAVFGPWMLSVLLDFTNGILGNLMQFVR; this is encoded by the coding sequence ATGGGAACCGATTTTGTGATTCAACTGGGGCAACAGGCACTCTGGGTGACGGTCAAGATTTCCGCACCGATCCTGCTGCTGGGGCTGGTGGTCGGCCTGGTGGTCAGCGTGCTGCAAGCGACCACGCAGGTGCAGGAACAGTCGTTGTCGTTCATCCCGAAAATCCTTGCGGTGGCGATCGCGCTTGCCGTCTTCGGCCCTTGGATGCTGTCGGTGCTGCTCGATTTCACAAACGGAATCTTGGGCAATCTGATGCAATTTGTGCGATAG
- the flhB gene encoding flagellar biosynthesis protein FlhB — translation MIRWNLQQFAGEKTEKPTPRKLQEARKKGQIPKSPELSSALILLGSILALKLMGGFYIDNLLGYLKTSFTTNLFFSLTEGNAHQLFLDSLLMTARLALPILGVVFAVGFLAVFLQVGGVFTLEPITPKLEKLNPLQGLQRIFSQRSLIELLKSLLKVGLIGYLAYGTIAGEIGQLSNLTRMDIRGILAVVGDMMFAVLWKCAFLLLVLAVFDYLYQRYEHERSLRMSKQELKEEFKKTEGNPTIKSKIKERQRALAMRRMMHDVPKADVVITNPTHFAVAIQYDGERMEAPVVLAKGTDELAQRIKQVARENGVTLVENKPLAQTLYKTVEIGEMIPQELFQAVAEVLAYVYRLKRKV, via the coding sequence ATGATCCGCTGGAATCTGCAACAATTTGCCGGCGAAAAAACGGAAAAACCGACGCCCCGCAAACTGCAGGAGGCAAGAAAAAAGGGGCAGATTCCGAAAAGCCCCGAGCTGTCGTCCGCCTTGATTTTGCTCGGTTCGATCCTTGCCCTGAAACTGATGGGCGGATTTTACATAGACAATTTGCTGGGCTACTTGAAAACCAGTTTTACAACCAATCTTTTTTTCTCTTTGACGGAGGGCAATGCACATCAACTGTTTCTCGACAGCTTGCTGATGACTGCCCGCCTGGCGCTGCCGATCCTCGGCGTTGTGTTTGCGGTCGGGTTCCTGGCGGTTTTCCTGCAGGTCGGGGGAGTCTTCACACTCGAGCCGATCACCCCCAAGCTCGAAAAATTGAACCCTCTGCAAGGGCTGCAACGGATTTTTTCGCAGCGCAGTCTGATCGAGCTGCTGAAGTCCCTGCTGAAAGTCGGATTGATCGGCTATCTGGCGTATGGCACGATCGCCGGAGAAATTGGCCAGCTGTCCAACCTGACCCGCATGGACATCCGCGGCATCCTGGCTGTGGTCGGCGATATGATGTTTGCGGTTCTCTGGAAGTGCGCTTTTCTGCTGTTGGTGCTGGCCGTTTTTGACTATCTCTATCAGCGCTATGAGCACGAGCGCAGTTTGCGCATGAGCAAGCAGGAACTGAAAGAGGAGTTCAAAAAGACGGAGGGGAACCCGACGATCAAAAGCAAAATCAAGGAGCGGCAGCGGGCGCTGGCGATGCGGCGGATGATGCATGACGTGCCGAAAGCGGATGTAGTGATCACCAACCCGACCCATTTTGCCGTGGCGATTCAATATGACGGAGAGCGAATGGAAGCGCCGGTCGTGCTGGCCAAGGGAACCGATGAACTGGCACAGCGGATCAAACAGGTGGCGCGGGAAAACGGCGTCACGCTGGTGGAGAACAAGCCGCTTGCGCAGACGCTCTACAAAACGGTCGAGATTGGCGAAATGATTCCGCAAGAGTTGTTTCAGGCGGTGGCCGAAGTGCTGGCATACGTGTACCGATTGAAGCGAAAGGTTTAA